The window GCGCGCTCGCTCGAGCCTATGCGAAGCCGGATCCGAGCCTTCGGGTGCAGGCCCTCGGCCTCACATTCGAGTCGCCTTTCGGCATTGCCGCGGGGTTCGACAAGGAGGGTCTTGCCATTCGTGGGCTTGGGCAGTTGGGGTTCGGCCACGTTGAAGTAGGTACGCTCACCGCACAGGCGCAGCCGGGCAACCCCAAGCCGCGCATGTTCAGACTTGTGGCCGATCGCGCGTTGATCAACCGCATGGGGTTCAATAACCACGGCGCTGCCGAGGCGGCGCCTCGTCTGGCTCGCGAGCGCCGGCGCTCTGTTCGCCCGATTATCGGGGCGAATATCGGAAAGAGTCGAGTAGTGGATGTCGACGCTGCCATCGACGATTACCTCACCAGCACTCGTCTGCTCGCGCCCGTGAGCGACTACCTCGTGGTCAACGTGAGCTCCCCGAATACGCCGGGTCTGCGGGGACTCCAAGAGCTCGATCGTCTCGCGCCGCTACTGACCGCGGTGCGGGATGCTGCTGGCGGCAAGCCCGTGCTCGTCAAGATCGCACCCGACCTCTCTGATGACGAAGTGCGCCGCATCGCTGAGCTCACAACGAGCCTCGACCTTGGCGGCGTCATCGCGACCAACACGACTATTTCGCGCGAAGGTCTTGCAGCCGATGCCGGACTCATCGAGCGCATCGGCGCTGGCGGGCTCTCTGGCGCACCTCTCAAGGAGCGCTCGCTCGCGGTACTGCGTTTGCTGCGGGCCACCCTGCCTGCCGAGACCTGTGTGATTTCGGTCGGCGGGGTCGAGACCGCAGCTGAGGTCGCAGAGCGGCTGGCCGCTGGGGCAACGCTCGTGCAGGGTTATACGGGATTCATCTATGAGGGTCCTCTCTGGGCAGCCCGCATCAACCGCGGTCTCGCGCGCCTCGCTGGCGCAGCCTGACGTTTCGCGGGGTCGCCGACTCTCGACACCTCGCACGCTGGGCCGAGATCAAAAAAAGGATGCCGTGCGGTCGAAACCGCACGGCATCCGCTCGTTAACGTGTGACCTAAGCCGGGAACTCCCGGCGCTTCACCTGCGGCTTGGGCAGTCGCATGGGGCGCATCTGGAGGCAGCGCATCGCGCAGTACCAACGGGTGCCCTTCTGAACTGTGCCGAACTTGGCCGTGAGTCGACGAGTAACCAGCCAGCCCGCCACGATGCAATCGAGCACGGCGAGCAAGAAGAAGGCCCACAGCACGAACACACTCACGATGCCGATGAGCGGGTCCGCAACAAACGACATCACGATGATGAGGAGCATTACGGGAATCATGAGCTCGCCGATGCTGAAGCGTGCATCAACGTAGTCGCGCACGTATTTGCGCTGGGCACCCTTGTCTCGGGCCGGAAGATACTTCTCTTCGCCATTGGCCATGCCTACGCGGGCACGGTCGCGGGCCTCGTTGTACTTAGCTTTCGCCTCCCGGTTGGCCGTCTTGCGGTCGTTCGAGACGAGGGGGCGCTGATTAGCTGCCTCTCGCTCCTTGCGGGTGGGCGTCGGACGGCCCTTACCGGGCGCATTGTCCGTTGTGAGCTCGCTGTCGGGCTCGATATCGCGTGCAGGCTTGGCCATGGATGATCCTTGCGTAGTCGTCTGCTTAAGATTACCTGCATGACATCAATGGACATCACAGGTTCAGGGGCATCGGCAGACGACTTCGCGCGCGAGCTCCGCGGCATCGTTTCTGCCGGCCTGCCCGCCGCGATTGCCGACCTTACTGGACTGGTTCGAATCCCGTCAGTTTCATGGCCGGCGTTTGACCCAGCATTTGTCTCGCAGAGCGCGGATGCGGTCGCAGAACACCTGCGCGATCTAGGCGTATTCGACTCTGTTGTCGTTTCTAGCGCCCCGATTGGCGATGGCGAGGCCCACGGAAAGCCTGCGGTTCTCGCGACGCGTGCAGCCAAAGCTGGCGCGCCGACCGTTCTGCTCTATGCACACCACGATGTCCAGCCGCCCGGAGACGACACCGACTGGGATTCCCCGCCGTTTGAGCCGGCCCTGCGGGGGGAGCGTCTCTACGGACGGGGCACCGCCGACGACAAGGCCGGAGTCATCGCGCATGTCGCTGCCATTCGAGCCCTCTTCGAGGCGCTCGATAACGACGTCGACCTCGGCATTGCCGTCTTCATTGAGGGAGAAGAGGAGTCAGGTTCGCCGTCGTTCGCCAACTTCCTCACTCAGCACCGCGCTGAGCTTGCCGCCGATGTGATTGTTGTCGCCGATTCCGATAACTGGAATGTGACGACCCCCTCCCTGACGGTTTCGCTGCGGGGCAACGTCGCGGCGGTCCTCGAGGTGCGCACGCTCGAGCACGCATCCCACTCGGGAATGTTCGGGGGAGCCGTGCCTGACGCCATGATGGCGCTCACCCGTCTTCTTTCTTCGTTCCACACCGACGACGGCTCGGTCGCCGTCGATGGTCTGACCACCCACCCCATGGAGACTCCCGAATACTCGGAAGAGACACTCCGGCGTGATGCTGGCCTGCTCGACGGTGTGCGCCCCGTCGGCAGCGGAAGCATCCTTTCCCGGTTGTGGGCAGGCCCGGCAATTACGATCACCGGCATCGACGCGCCGACCGTAGCGAACGCATCCAACACTCTGACGCCTATGGCGCGCGCTCGAGTGAGCGTGCGCGTGGCCCCGGGGCAAGACGCGGGGGAGGCCTACGCGGCCATCGAGCGTCACATCCGCGACAACACTCCATTCGGTGCGCGGGTCACGCTGAGCGATGTCGAAGTTGGCAACCCGTTCCTCGTCGACACGCAGGGTTGGGCCGTGGCCGAGGCCACGCGGGCCATGGAGGATGCGTGGGGCACGCCAGCGGTTCTTGCCGGCATTGGTGGGTCCATCCCGTTCATCGCCGATCTCGTCGAGGTGTTTCCCCAAGCTCAGATCCTCGTTACCGGCGTCGAAGACCCCGACACCAGGGCCCACAGCCCCAACGAGTCACTGCATTTGGGTGTTTTTGAGCGAGCCATTCTCACGGAGGCCCTGCTGCTCGCTCGCCTCAACGCCAAAAACCGCGCCTGAGAGTGCGACGCGGGGGAATACATCCCGCGTGTCGCGTGCTTACACTAGAAGAAGTGGCCCGATAGGGCTGAGAAGAATGAGGAGCGGCATGACCGACACCACAGTGACCCAGACAGCATCCCCGGGCGTAGTGACCAGCGAGAGCGGCCACGGAGTGCTCCTGAGCGATGCAGCAGCAGCAAAGGTCAAGTCCCTGTACGAGCAGGAGGGCCGTGATGACCTTCGCCTGCGCGTTGCCGTCCAGCCGGGCGGATGCTCGGGGCTCATCTACCAGCTCTACTTTGACGAGCGCCTGCTCGAGGGTGACTCCACCGTCGATTTTGATGGTGTTGAGGTCGTCGTCGACAAGATGAGCGTGCCCTACCTCGAAGGGGCGAGCATCGATTTCGAAGACACAATCCAAAAGCAGGGATTCACTATCGACAACCCGAACGCTGGCGGTAGCTGCGCTTGTGGGGATTCCTTCCACTAAACGTTGATCACGCCCGTGATCATTGAGGGGAAGTCGCTTTGCGACTTCCCCTTTTTGCTGCCCGGATGGCGTTTCCCGGTTCAGATGGACCCCCAGAGAGCGGTAGGCTGATTCCTGTCAATAGACTGAGTTCATCCAGTCCCGTGTCATCCGAGAGGTCCCAGGTGCGTTCTAACCGCCGTCTTCGATGGGCTGCCATCCCCCTGGCAGCAACACTTGTTGCAGTCCTAGCAGGATGCACCCAGGCCCAGCTCCGTGGGTACCTTCCGGGGGAGCCCGGAATCACCAACCACACCGACCGCATCGCCGGTCTGTGGACAACGTCGTGGATCGTTCTCCTCGTCGTTGGTCTGATCACCTGGGGACTCGTCCTCTGGGTAGCAGCGGTGTACCGCCGTCGCAAGGGCCAGACGGGTCTTCCCGTCCAGCTTCGCTACAACATGCCGATTGAGATTCTCTACACGGTGATCCCCCTCATCCTCGTAGTCGGATTCTTTGCCTTCACGGCACGGGACCAGACGGCGATCGAGCAGCCAGAGGCTGATGCTGATGTCACGGTCGAGGTCTACGCCAAGCGCTGGGCCTGGGACTTCAACTACCTCAACGAGGGCCCTAACGGCGACGGCGTTTACTACCAGGGCATGCAGGCCCAGGAGACCGACGAGTCGCCTTACATCGACTACGACCAGCTCCCCGTTCTCTACCTTCCGGTGGGCGCCAACGTGGAGATTGTGCTGGAGAGCCGCGATGTCGTGCACTCCTTCTGGGTCGTCGACTTCCTTTACAAGAAGGACA is drawn from Salinibacterium hongtaonis and contains these coding sequences:
- a CDS encoding quinone-dependent dihydroorotate dehydrogenase; the protein is MYRFIFSTFLTRLDPEVAHGLAFGVIRALPYIGLGALARAYAKPDPSLRVQALGLTFESPFGIAAGFDKEGLAIRGLGQLGFGHVEVGTLTAQAQPGNPKPRMFRLVADRALINRMGFNNHGAAEAAPRLARERRRSVRPIIGANIGKSRVVDVDAAIDDYLTSTRLLAPVSDYLVVNVSSPNTPGLRGLQELDRLAPLLTAVRDAAGGKPVLVKIAPDLSDDEVRRIAELTTSLDLGGVIATNTTISREGLAADAGLIERIGAGGLSGAPLKERSLAVLRLLRATLPAETCVISVGGVETAAEVAERLAAGATLVQGYTGFIYEGPLWAARINRGLARLAGAA
- a CDS encoding DUF3043 domain-containing protein gives rise to the protein MAKPARDIEPDSELTTDNAPGKGRPTPTRKEREAANQRPLVSNDRKTANREAKAKYNEARDRARVGMANGEEKYLPARDKGAQRKYVRDYVDARFSIGELMIPVMLLIIVMSFVADPLIGIVSVFVLWAFFLLAVLDCIVAGWLVTRRLTAKFGTVQKGTRWYCAMRCLQMRPMRLPKPQVKRREFPA
- a CDS encoding dipeptidase, whose translation is MTSMDITGSGASADDFARELRGIVSAGLPAAIADLTGLVRIPSVSWPAFDPAFVSQSADAVAEHLRDLGVFDSVVVSSAPIGDGEAHGKPAVLATRAAKAGAPTVLLYAHHDVQPPGDDTDWDSPPFEPALRGERLYGRGTADDKAGVIAHVAAIRALFEALDNDVDLGIAVFIEGEEESGSPSFANFLTQHRAELAADVIVVADSDNWNVTTPSLTVSLRGNVAAVLEVRTLEHASHSGMFGGAVPDAMMALTRLLSSFHTDDGSVAVDGLTTHPMETPEYSEETLRRDAGLLDGVRPVGSGSILSRLWAGPAITITGIDAPTVANASNTLTPMARARVSVRVAPGQDAGEAYAAIERHIRDNTPFGARVTLSDVEVGNPFLVDTQGWAVAEATRAMEDAWGTPAVLAGIGGSIPFIADLVEVFPQAQILVTGVEDPDTRAHSPNESLHLGVFERAILTEALLLARLNAKNRA
- the erpA gene encoding iron-sulfur cluster insertion protein ErpA, translated to MTDTTVTQTASPGVVTSESGHGVLLSDAAAAKVKSLYEQEGRDDLRLRVAVQPGGCSGLIYQLYFDERLLEGDSTVDFDGVEVVVDKMSVPYLEGASIDFEDTIQKQGFTIDNPNAGGSCACGDSFH
- the ctaC gene encoding aa3-type cytochrome oxidase subunit II, which produces MRSNRRLRWAAIPLAATLVAVLAGCTQAQLRGYLPGEPGITNHTDRIAGLWTTSWIVLLVVGLITWGLVLWVAAVYRRRKGQTGLPVQLRYNMPIEILYTVIPLILVVGFFAFTARDQTAIEQPEADADVTVEVYAKRWAWDFNYLNEGPNGDGVYYQGMQAQETDESPYIDYDQLPVLYLPVGANVEIVLESRDVVHSFWVVDFLYKKDTVPGKSNHMYFVPEKEGEYMGKCAEFCGEYHSLMLFKVKVVSQAEYDDYIQSLVDAGQTGTRGAEYNTNSNLPGTKPLDSGE